The DNA segment GGGTCGGAGAGGGCGTCGGCTCCGGCGTGTAGGGGGCCGCGACGATCCTGGTGGCGGTCCCGACGTCGGCTCGCCTCGCGGCGGGATCGCGGGCGAACGCGACGGCGCCGGCAGAGATGGAGACGACCGTGGCCAGCGCCACCGGGATGAGCGATCGTCGACGCAGCACGCGGGTCCTCCTCGGTGACGGTCAGCGAGGAGGTTTCGACGCCGGCGACGGCGTCTCCTGCCGCTCTAGAGGATCCGCCGCCAGTGGTAGTACAGACCGCCCACGCCAGCGACGACCAGCGTGATGAATATCCGGCCGACGGCGATGCGGAAGACGAAGTACTGCAAGAAGAAGGCGACCGCGGTCCCTACGAGGAACGCGATGATCGCGTCGGACCGGATCCGGGAGTCACCGAACGGGTAGCGCTCCATGCGTCAACCCTACCCGCTACGTCTCCCGGTAGCCGGGAAGCGGGACACGGACGTGGATGCGGGTCCCCTCCCCCGCCTCGACCTCGAGGCTCCCCTTGAGCTCGTGGTCCACGAGCGCGCTGACGATCTTCAGGCCGAGCCCGCCCGACTCCCACGAGAAGTCGTCCGGGAGCCCGATGCCGTCGTCGGCCACGGTCGCGCGGACCGTGCCGTTCGTCCGCTCGAGACCCACGGAGATCGTGCCCTCCTCGCGGTCCTCGAAGGCGTGCTCGGCCGCGTTCTGGACCAGCTCCGTGATGACGAGGGACAGAGGGGTGGCCACCACCGCCGGGAGCTCTCCCACCTCTCCACGTACCTCGCATCCGATACGACGCTGGTCCAGACCGAGGCCGTCCTGGAGCATCCGGACGACCCCCCGGAGGACCTCGCCGAAGTCGACGAGGTCGCCCGACGCCTGCGAGAGCGTCTCGTGGACGAGGGCGATCGTCGAGACGCGTCGGACGCTCTCCTCGAGGGCCTCGCGCGCCTCGTCGGAGCCCAATCGCCGCGACTGCAGCCTCAGGAGGCTGGCGATCGTCTGGAGGTTGTTCTTCACCCGGTGATGGATCTCGCGGATGACGGCGTCCTTGTACATGAGCATCCGGTCGCGCCGACGCAGCTCGGTGACGTCCTGCACGAGGACTATGCCGCCGAGCAGCTCTCCCGCCACGACGAACGGCACGACACGACGGCTGACGACGGCTCCCCCCATCTCCACCTCCGCCTCGAGCGGTACCTGGCCCTCCAGGGCGGCCGAGAGCGCCTTGCCGCCGGGCAGGTCGCTCACGTTCGTCCCGACCAGCTGCGTGTACACGCCGAGCCTGCGGTGGGCCGCGGTCGCGTTCGGAGATGCGAAGAGGATGAGGCCGGACGGCGCGAGCTGCAGGAGGCCGTCGGAGACCCGGGGGCTCCCCCACTCCTGCATCCCGGGGTACGGGAACACCCCCTCCACGATCATGCGGTGCAGGGTCTCGGCGCACTGCTGGTACGCCTCCTCGAGGCTCGAGACCCTCCGGCCCCCGAACGGCATCCCCTCGCGCACGAGGACGGCCGGGATGCGGTCCCCGACCCGGACGGGCACGGCGACGCGCAGGACGCCGCGTCCGTCCGCCGCGCCCCGCTGCGGCTTCCCCGTCTCGAGGGCCGTCCGGGCCTCCTGCGCGTTCTCGGCCACGAGCGCCGTCCCGACGTGGTCGTCGGGGAACAGGGTCTGCGTCGAGTCGGGCCGCGTCTGGGCCAGGACGATCATGTCGCCGTCCGGGGAGTCCTGGATCGGGGTGACGAGCAGGAGGTCGGCGAAGGACAGGTCGGCCAGCATCTGCCAGACCGCCACGAGCCGGTGGAAGTGATCCACCTCCTCCGGGCGGATGCCCCCCGCCCTCTGGCAGAGCTCCTCGAGCAGGGTCGAGACGTGCGTGTCGCCGAAGCTACTCGACAACGGCTATCACGTCCCCCTCCTGGACGACTGCGCCCTCCGATACCCGGACCTCGGTCACGGTCCCGTCGTGGGGGGAGTAGACGGGGATCTCCATCTTCATCGACTCCAGGATGACGAGGACGTGCCCCTCCGTTACCTGCTGTCCGGTCTCGACCTCGACCTTCCAGACGTTGGCCACCATCTCCGCCGCCACCTCGGTCATCGGCGCGCCTCCACGGCCGTCCGCGCGCGGTCCGGCACGGCGATGCCGAGCATCTCGCGCGCCTCGTTCGGCTCAGCGACGGGACGCCCGACGTCGGCCGCCATCCGAGCGGCCTTCGCGACGAGGTCACCGTTGGACGTCGCCATCTCCCCGTCCGCGGTGTAGAAGTTGTCCTCCAACCCGACACGCACCGATCCTCCGGCCCCAAGCGCCGCGGCGATCATCCGCCACTGCTCCGGATGACGGACGCCGATCACCTGCCAGTGGGCGTCCGCCGGCAGGAGCGACACCTGATGGATCAGGTTCGGGACCGTCGCCGCTATCCCGCCGTGGACCCCCATGATCAGGGAGAAGTGCGGCCTGGGGTCCCCCAGCCCCATATCCGCGAGGAGCATGACGTTGTTGATGTGCCCGGAGTCGAAGCACTCGTGCTCGGGCTTCGTCCCGGCGTCGCGCATCGTCTCGAGGAAGAAGATGATGTCGCCGAAGGGGTTCGCGAAGACGGCGTCGATGTGGAACGCCTTCCTCGAACGTGAGTAGATGGCGTAGTTCATCGAGCCCATGTTCAGAGCACCGATCTCGGGACGAAGATCGGCGATCTGCGCGACCCGCTGTTCGCGGTCTATGCCGATGGCACCGGTCGAGTAGTTGACGATGATGTCCGGGACCTCGGCCAGGATGGCGTCGGTGATCGCCCGGTAGTCCTCGACGTCGTAGGACGGGGCGCCGGTGTCCGGCTTGCGGGCGTGGATATGCACCACGGACGCTCCCGCGTCACGGGCGCGCCGGGCCTCCTGCCCGTACTCCTCGGGGGTGTAAGGGATGTACGGGCACTGCTGGCGGTTCGCGGCCGCTCCAGATATCGCGCACGAGATCACGACCTTGTCCTGGATCCCCATCTCTACCTCCTCGGATGGACCAGCCTAACGGTCCCCCCGGTCTCCGAGCCGTCCCTCCGTGAGGTGGTAGGTCCCGCTCGCGAAGACGGCGAGGCGGCCGTCGCTGTCCGTGACGCGTCCCTCGGCGAGGCCGACCGTCCGTCCGCGATGCAGGCAGCGTGCCTCAACGGCGATCGGCCCCGGGTGCAGCGCCCGCGCGTACTGCACCTTGATCTCCAGGGTCACGCAGAGTCGGATCTCACCTCCGAAGGTGGCGACGGCGTGTCCCATCGCGTTGTCGAGCAGCCCGTACGCCACGAGTCCGTGGGCGATCCGATGCGGGTTCAGGTGTATCTCGCCGACCTCGAACTCCCCCTTCACCAGGTCGCCCTCGTTGCGGAAGCGCGGGAACCCGAGCACGAAGGAAGGGTTGCCGTAACCGATCTGAGCGTCCATCCGGCGGGCGAGCCGGGCGACCGTCTCGAGCTCCCACCCGTCGAGGTGCTCGATCGCCTCGGCGATCTGACTCCGCAGGTCCTCCGCAGGCCGCTCTCCCATCAGACGGGCAGGACGCCGTGCTTGCGCCAGGGCCGCTCGACCTTCTTCGTCCGGCCGAGCCGCAGCCCTCGGTGGATGTGCCTGCGCGTGTCGCGCGGGTCGATGACGTCGTCGACCCCGGCCCACCCGGCCGCGATGTAGGGCGAGATCGACTCGCGGACCATCTTGATCCGCTCCGAGCGGACCCGGTCGCGGTCCTCCGGAGCAGCGGAGTCGACCTCCTTGCGGAAGATGATGTTCACCGCTCCCTCCGGCCCCATGACCGATATCTCCGCCGTGGGCCAGGCCACGATGTACTCGGGCTCGTAGGCGAACCCGTTCATCACGAAGTAGCCGGCCCCGTACCCCTTGCGGGTGACCACGGTGACCTTGGGCACCGTCGCCTCGGAGATGGCGAAGAGCATCTTGGCTCCGTGGCGGATGATCCCCTGACGCTCCACCTGGGAGCCGACGAGGAAGCCGGGCACGTCCATGAGGAAGACGAGAGGGATGTTGAACGCGTCGCAGAGCCAGACGAAGCGGGCCACCTTGTCGGCGCTGTTGATGTCCAGCGCCCCGCCGAGCATCATCGGCTGGTTGGCGACGATGCCGGCCGGCATCCCACCGAACCGACCCAGGGCGGTGACCACGTTGCGCGCCCACTGCGGCTTCATCTCGAGGACGTGCCCGTCGTCGACGATCTCCCTGATGACCATCCGCACGTCGTAGGCCTTGCGCTGGTTGACCGGGACGAGGTCCAGGAGCTTCTCGCAGCGGCGGTCCACCGGGTCGGATGTCTCCTTCACCGGCGGCTGGTCCAGGTTGCTCGAAGGGAAGAAGGACAGGTAGTCCTTCACCACCTCGATGCAGGCCCGGTCGTCGGCTACCTCGAGGTCGGCGACACCGGAGTGGCGGTTATGCACCTCAGAGCCTCCGATCTCCTCGTCGGTGCGGTCCTCACCCACCGCCGCCTTCACGAGGTGGGAGCCGGCCAGCGCCATGGAGGACGTCCCCTTCACCATCGGCACGAAGTCGGACAGCCCGGGGATGTAGGCGGTACCGGCCGCGCATGGACCGAGCATGGCCGAGACGAGAGGCACGACCCCGGACATCACCACCTCCTCGCGGAAGAGCTGTCCGGACCGGGCGAACTGCGAACCCGCCGCCTCCTGGATCCGCGCACCGGCCGAGTCGAGGAGCCAGATCATCGGGATCCGGAGCCGGAGCGCGAGCTCGCGCATGCGCGCGACCTTCATCTCCCCGATCGCTCCCATCGAGCCGGCCATCACCGTGAAGTCGTAGGCGGCCACGCACGTCTGCCTGCCGTCGATCTCGCCGATGCCCGTGATCACTCCGTCGGCCGGGGTCAGCTTGCCCTCGAGCGCCACGATCAGCGGGTTGTGGTCGGCGAGCATCCCGTACTCGACGAACGTCCCCTCGTCGAACAGGAGACCGAGCCGCTCCCGAGCGGTGAGCTTCCCCCGCTCGTGCTGCTGGGCGATCCTCTCCGCTCCGCCCCCCAGCGCGAACCTGGCCTTGCGCTCCTCGAGCTCCGCCAGCAGCTCCTCCCACGTCCCACGCATGCCCGACGACTCGTCGAGCTTCGGCATGGGCCTGCTCTCCTCAGCCATCTATCTGCCCTTCCACTCCGGGGGACGTTTCTGGAACCACGCGGTGACGCCCTCGGCCACGTCCTCGCACTGCAGGAGCACGGAGAACTGCGAGTGCAGGAAGTGAAGGCTCGCGTCGAACGTCATGTCCTGCGCGGCGTAGAAGGCGTCCCGGCCCAGCTTCACCACGACCGGGGACCGGGAGGCGAGCTTCGACGCGAGCTCATCGACCGTGGCGTCGAACGACTCGCGCGGCACGACCCGCGTGACGGCGCCCAGCCGGTGGGCCTCGGCCGCATCCACACGGTCGCCGGTCAGCATCAGTTCGAGCGCCTTGCGGGGTCCGAGCGCACGGACGAGCACGGGGGTGATCATCATCGGCCACAGGCCGATATCCACCTCCGGGAGCCCGAACCTGGCGTCCTCCACCGCGACCACGATGTCGCAGGCCATGGCCAGTCCCATCCCGCCCGCCAGGGCGTGTCCGTTCACGGCCCCCAGGACCGGCTTGCCTGCGCCGGCCATGGCTCGGAGCAGGTCCGTGAACGTGGTCCTCGCGAAGTGACGGGAGACGGGGG comes from the Actinomycetota bacterium genome and includes:
- a CDS encoding sensor histidine kinase, with the translated sequence MSSSFGDTHVSTLLEELCQRAGGIRPEEVDHFHRLVAVWQMLADLSFADLLLVTPIQDSPDGDMIVLAQTRPDSTQTLFPDDHVGTALVAENAQEARTALETGKPQRGAADGRGVLRVAVPVRVGDRIPAVLVREGMPFGGRRVSSLEEAYQQCAETLHRMIVEGVFPYPGMQEWGSPRVSDGLLQLAPSGLILFASPNATAAHRRLGVYTQLVGTNVSDLPGGKALSAALEGQVPLEAEVEMGGAVVSRRVVPFVVAGELLGGIVLVQDVTELRRRDRMLMYKDAVIREIHHRVKNNLQTIASLLRLQSRRLGSDEAREALEESVRRVSTIALVHETLSQASGDLVDFGEVLRGVVRMLQDGLGLDQRRIGCEVRGEVGELPAVVATPLSLVITELVQNAAEHAFEDREEGTISVGLERTNGTVRATVADDGIGLPDDFSWESGGLGLKIVSALVDHELKGSLEVEAGEGTRIHVRVPLPGYRET
- a CDS encoding biotin/lipoyl-binding carrier protein, with translation MTEVAAEMVANVWKVEVETGQQVTEGHVLVILESMKMEIPVYSPHDGTVTEVRVSEGAVVQEGDVIAVVE
- a CDS encoding 3-keto-5-aminohexanoate cleavage protein, giving the protein MGIQDKVVISCAISGAAANRQQCPYIPYTPEEYGQEARRARDAGASVVHIHARKPDTGAPSYDVEDYRAITDAILAEVPDIIVNYSTGAIGIDREQRVAQIADLRPEIGALNMGSMNYAIYSRSRKAFHIDAVFANPFGDIIFFLETMRDAGTKPEHECFDSGHINNVMLLADMGLGDPRPHFSLIMGVHGGIAATVPNLIHQVSLLPADAHWQVIGVRHPEQWRMIAAALGAGGSVRVGLEDNFYTADGEMATSNGDLVAKAARMAADVGRPVAEPNEAREMLGIAVPDRARTAVEARR
- a CDS encoding PaaI family thioesterase — its product is MGERPAEDLRSQIAEAIEHLDGWELETVARLARRMDAQIGYGNPSFVLGFPRFRNEGDLVKGEFEVGEIHLNPHRIAHGLVAYGLLDNAMGHAVATFGGEIRLCVTLEIKVQYARALHPGPIAVEARCLHRGRTVGLAEGRVTDSDGRLAVFASGTYHLTEGRLGDRGDR
- a CDS encoding acyl-CoA carboxylase subunit beta, whose amino-acid sequence is MPKLDESSGMRGTWEELLAELEERKARFALGGGAERIAQQHERGKLTARERLGLLFDEGTFVEYGMLADHNPLIVALEGKLTPADGVITGIGEIDGRQTCVAAYDFTVMAGSMGAIGEMKVARMRELALRLRIPMIWLLDSAGARIQEAAGSQFARSGQLFREEVVMSGVVPLVSAMLGPCAAGTAYIPGLSDFVPMVKGTSSMALAGSHLVKAAVGEDRTDEEIGGSEVHNRHSGVADLEVADDRACIEVVKDYLSFFPSSNLDQPPVKETSDPVDRRCEKLLDLVPVNQRKAYDVRMVIREIVDDGHVLEMKPQWARNVVTALGRFGGMPAGIVANQPMMLGGALDINSADKVARFVWLCDAFNIPLVFLMDVPGFLVGSQVERQGIIRHGAKMLFAISEATVPKVTVVTRKGYGAGYFVMNGFAYEPEYIVAWPTAEISVMGPEGAVNIIFRKEVDSAAPEDRDRVRSERIKMVRESISPYIAAGWAGVDDVIDPRDTRRHIHRGLRLGRTKKVERPWRKHGVLPV
- a CDS encoding enoyl-CoA hydratase-related protein; amino-acid sequence: MSGYEAILWEVRDGVARVTINRPEQRNALNPQVQSELLDAFTRARSEDDVHVVVLTGAGDKAFCAGGDLGGIDPDSSPVSRHFARTTFTDLLRAMAGAGKPVLGAVNGHALAGGMGLAMACDIVVAVEDARFGLPEVDIGLWPMMITPVLVRALGPRKALELMLTGDRVDAAEAHRLGAVTRVVPRESFDATVDELASKLASRSPVVVKLGRDAFYAAQDMTFDASLHFLHSQFSVLLQCEDVAEGVTAWFQKRPPEWKGR